A region of Mustela lutreola isolate mMusLut2 chromosome 17, mMusLut2.pri, whole genome shotgun sequence DNA encodes the following proteins:
- the NHERF2 gene encoding Na(+)/H(+) exchange regulatory cofactor NHE-RF2 isoform X3 — protein MAAPEPLRPRLCRLVRGEQGYGFHLHGEKGRRGQFIRRVEPGSPAEAAALRAGDRLVEVNGVNVEGETHHQVVQRIKAVEGQTRLLVVDKETDEELRRRQLTCTEEMAHRGLPPAHDPWEPKPDWARASSLGSEAGQKDVGGPPRELRPRLCHLRKGPQGYGFNLHSDKSRPGQYIRSVDPGSPAAHSGLRAQDRLIEVNGHNIEGLRHAEVVASIKAREDEARLLVVDPETDEYFKRLRVTPTEEHLEGPLPSPVTNGTSPVQDSSTWKRDPFQESGLHLSPTAAEAKEKARATRVNKRAPQMDWNRKREIFSNF, from the exons ATGGCCGCCCCGGAGCCGCTGCGGCCGCGCCTGTGCCGCCTGGTGCGCGGCGAGCAGGGCTACGGCTTCCACCTGCACGGCGAGAAGGGCCGCCGCGGGCAGTTCATCCGGCGCGTGGAGCCGGGCTCCCCCGCCGAGGCGGCCGCGCTGCGCGCCGGGGACCGGCTGGTCGAGGTCAACGGCGTCAACGTGGAGGGCGAGACGCACCACCAG GTGGTGCAGAGGATCAAGGCTGTGGAAGGGCAGACTCGGCTGCTGGTGGTGGACAAGGAGACAGACGAGGAGCTCCGCCGGCGGCAGCTGACCTGCACCGAGGAGATGGCGCATCGAGGGCTTCCACCCGCCCACGACCCCTGGGAGCCAAAACCGGACTGGGCACGTGCAAGCAGCCTGGGCTCTGAGGCTGGCCAGAAG GATGTCGGTGGGCCCCCGAGGGAGCTACGCCCTCGGCTCTGCCACCTACGGAAGGGCCCGCAAGGGTATGGGTTCAACCTGCACAGTGACAAGTCCCGGCCAGGACAGTATATCCGCTCTGTGGACCCAGGCTCGCCGGCCGCTCACTCTGGCCTCCGTGCCCAGGACAGACTCATCGAG GTGAACGGGCATAACATTGAGGGGCTGCGCCACGCAGAGGTGGTCGCCAGCATTAAGGCGCGGGAGGACGAGGCCCGGCTGCTAGTGGTGGACCCCGAGACGGACGAGTACTTCAAGCGGCTGCGGGTCACGCCTACTGAGGAGCATCTAGAAG GTCCACTGCCATCACCAGTCACCAACGGGACCAGCCCTGTCCAG gacagcAGCACCTGGAAGCGGGACCCCTTTCAGGAGAGTGGTCTCCACCTGAGCCCCACGGCAGCCGAAGCCAAGGAGAAGGCGAGAGCCACCCGAGTCAACAAGCGGGCGCCACAGATGGACTGGAACCGGAAACGCGAGATCTTCAGCAACTTCTGA
- the NHERF2 gene encoding Na(+)/H(+) exchange regulatory cofactor NHE-RF2 isoform X1, with amino-acid sequence MAAPEPLRPRLCRLVRGEQGYGFHLHGEKGRRGQFIRRVEPGSPAEAAALRAGDRLVEVNGVNVEGETHHQVVQRIKAVEGQTRLLVVDKETDEELRRRQLTCTEEMAHRGLPPAHDPWEPKPDWARASSLGSEAGQKDVGGPPRELRPRLCHLRKGPQGYGFNLHSDKSRPGQYIRSVDPGSPAAHSGLRAQDRLIEVNGHNIEGLRHAEVVASIKAREDEARLLVVDPETDEYFKRLRVTPTEEHLEGPLPSPVTNGTSPVQLNGGSACSSRSDLPGLDKDTEVDSSTWKRDPFQESGLHLSPTAAEAKEKARATRVNKRAPQMDWNRKREIFSNF; translated from the exons ATGGCCGCCCCGGAGCCGCTGCGGCCGCGCCTGTGCCGCCTGGTGCGCGGCGAGCAGGGCTACGGCTTCCACCTGCACGGCGAGAAGGGCCGCCGCGGGCAGTTCATCCGGCGCGTGGAGCCGGGCTCCCCCGCCGAGGCGGCCGCGCTGCGCGCCGGGGACCGGCTGGTCGAGGTCAACGGCGTCAACGTGGAGGGCGAGACGCACCACCAG GTGGTGCAGAGGATCAAGGCTGTGGAAGGGCAGACTCGGCTGCTGGTGGTGGACAAGGAGACAGACGAGGAGCTCCGCCGGCGGCAGCTGACCTGCACCGAGGAGATGGCGCATCGAGGGCTTCCACCCGCCCACGACCCCTGGGAGCCAAAACCGGACTGGGCACGTGCAAGCAGCCTGGGCTCTGAGGCTGGCCAGAAG GATGTCGGTGGGCCCCCGAGGGAGCTACGCCCTCGGCTCTGCCACCTACGGAAGGGCCCGCAAGGGTATGGGTTCAACCTGCACAGTGACAAGTCCCGGCCAGGACAGTATATCCGCTCTGTGGACCCAGGCTCGCCGGCCGCTCACTCTGGCCTCCGTGCCCAGGACAGACTCATCGAG GTGAACGGGCATAACATTGAGGGGCTGCGCCACGCAGAGGTGGTCGCCAGCATTAAGGCGCGGGAGGACGAGGCCCGGCTGCTAGTGGTGGACCCCGAGACGGACGAGTACTTCAAGCGGCTGCGGGTCACGCCTACTGAGGAGCATCTAGAAG GTCCACTGCCATCACCAGTCACCAACGGGACCAGCCCTGTCCAG CTCAATGGTGGCTCAGCATGTTCATCCCGAAGTGACCTGCCTGGCTTAGACAAGGACACTGAGGTA gacagcAGCACCTGGAAGCGGGACCCCTTTCAGGAGAGTGGTCTCCACCTGAGCCCCACGGCAGCCGAAGCCAAGGAGAAGGCGAGAGCCACCCGAGTCAACAAGCGGGCGCCACAGATGGACTGGAACCGGAAACGCGAGATCTTCAGCAACTTCTGA
- the NHERF2 gene encoding Na(+)/H(+) exchange regulatory cofactor NHE-RF2 isoform X2, producing MAAPEPLRPRLCRLVRGEQGYGFHLHGEKGRRGQFIRRVEPGSPAEAAALRAGDRLVEVNGVNVEGETHHQVVQRIKAVEGQTRLLVVDKETDEELRRRQLTCTEEMAHRGLPPAHDPWEPKPDWARASSLGSEAGQKDVGGPPRELRPRLCHLRKGPQGYGFNLHSDKSRPGQYIRSVDPGSPAAHSGLRAQDRLIEVNGHNIEGLRHAEVVASIKAREDEARLLVVDPETDEYFKRLRVTPTEEHLEGPLPSPVTNGTSPVQLNGGSACSSRSDLPGLDKDTEDSSTWKRDPFQESGLHLSPTAAEAKEKARATRVNKRAPQMDWNRKREIFSNF from the exons ATGGCCGCCCCGGAGCCGCTGCGGCCGCGCCTGTGCCGCCTGGTGCGCGGCGAGCAGGGCTACGGCTTCCACCTGCACGGCGAGAAGGGCCGCCGCGGGCAGTTCATCCGGCGCGTGGAGCCGGGCTCCCCCGCCGAGGCGGCCGCGCTGCGCGCCGGGGACCGGCTGGTCGAGGTCAACGGCGTCAACGTGGAGGGCGAGACGCACCACCAG GTGGTGCAGAGGATCAAGGCTGTGGAAGGGCAGACTCGGCTGCTGGTGGTGGACAAGGAGACAGACGAGGAGCTCCGCCGGCGGCAGCTGACCTGCACCGAGGAGATGGCGCATCGAGGGCTTCCACCCGCCCACGACCCCTGGGAGCCAAAACCGGACTGGGCACGTGCAAGCAGCCTGGGCTCTGAGGCTGGCCAGAAG GATGTCGGTGGGCCCCCGAGGGAGCTACGCCCTCGGCTCTGCCACCTACGGAAGGGCCCGCAAGGGTATGGGTTCAACCTGCACAGTGACAAGTCCCGGCCAGGACAGTATATCCGCTCTGTGGACCCAGGCTCGCCGGCCGCTCACTCTGGCCTCCGTGCCCAGGACAGACTCATCGAG GTGAACGGGCATAACATTGAGGGGCTGCGCCACGCAGAGGTGGTCGCCAGCATTAAGGCGCGGGAGGACGAGGCCCGGCTGCTAGTGGTGGACCCCGAGACGGACGAGTACTTCAAGCGGCTGCGGGTCACGCCTACTGAGGAGCATCTAGAAG GTCCACTGCCATCACCAGTCACCAACGGGACCAGCCCTGTCCAG CTCAATGGTGGCTCAGCATGTTCATCCCGAAGTGACCTGCCTGGCTTAGACAAGGACACTGAG gacagcAGCACCTGGAAGCGGGACCCCTTTCAGGAGAGTGGTCTCCACCTGAGCCCCACGGCAGCCGAAGCCAAGGAGAAGGCGAGAGCCACCCGAGTCAACAAGCGGGCGCCACAGATGGACTGGAACCGGAAACGCGAGATCTTCAGCAACTTCTGA
- the NHERF2 gene encoding Na(+)/H(+) exchange regulatory cofactor NHE-RF2 isoform X5 — MARSGDATQLAPAPGASPQRPSWGLAQDVGGPPRELRPRLCHLRKGPQGYGFNLHSDKSRPGQYIRSVDPGSPAAHSGLRAQDRLIEVNGHNIEGLRHAEVVASIKAREDEARLLVVDPETDEYFKRLRVTPTEEHLEGPLPSPVTNGTSPVQLNGGSACSSRSDLPGLDKDTEDSSTWKRDPFQESGLHLSPTAAEAKEKARATRVNKRAPQMDWNRKREIFSNF; from the exons atGGCCCGCTCTGGGGATGCCACACAGCTGGCTCCAGCCCCAGGAGCCTCTCCACAGAGACCGTCCTGGGGACTCGCGCAG GATGTCGGTGGGCCCCCGAGGGAGCTACGCCCTCGGCTCTGCCACCTACGGAAGGGCCCGCAAGGGTATGGGTTCAACCTGCACAGTGACAAGTCCCGGCCAGGACAGTATATCCGCTCTGTGGACCCAGGCTCGCCGGCCGCTCACTCTGGCCTCCGTGCCCAGGACAGACTCATCGAG GTGAACGGGCATAACATTGAGGGGCTGCGCCACGCAGAGGTGGTCGCCAGCATTAAGGCGCGGGAGGACGAGGCCCGGCTGCTAGTGGTGGACCCCGAGACGGACGAGTACTTCAAGCGGCTGCGGGTCACGCCTACTGAGGAGCATCTAGAAG GTCCACTGCCATCACCAGTCACCAACGGGACCAGCCCTGTCCAG CTCAATGGTGGCTCAGCATGTTCATCCCGAAGTGACCTGCCTGGCTTAGACAAGGACACTGAG gacagcAGCACCTGGAAGCGGGACCCCTTTCAGGAGAGTGGTCTCCACCTGAGCCCCACGGCAGCCGAAGCCAAGGAGAAGGCGAGAGCCACCCGAGTCAACAAGCGGGCGCCACAGATGGACTGGAACCGGAAACGCGAGATCTTCAGCAACTTCTGA
- the NHERF2 gene encoding Na(+)/H(+) exchange regulatory cofactor NHE-RF2 isoform X4, which yields MARSGDATQLAPAPGASPQRPSWGLAQDVGGPPRELRPRLCHLRKGPQGYGFNLHSDKSRPGQYIRSVDPGSPAAHSGLRAQDRLIEVNGHNIEGLRHAEVVASIKAREDEARLLVVDPETDEYFKRLRVTPTEEHLEGPLPSPVTNGTSPVQLNGGSACSSRSDLPGLDKDTEVDSSTWKRDPFQESGLHLSPTAAEAKEKARATRVNKRAPQMDWNRKREIFSNF from the exons atGGCCCGCTCTGGGGATGCCACACAGCTGGCTCCAGCCCCAGGAGCCTCTCCACAGAGACCGTCCTGGGGACTCGCGCAG GATGTCGGTGGGCCCCCGAGGGAGCTACGCCCTCGGCTCTGCCACCTACGGAAGGGCCCGCAAGGGTATGGGTTCAACCTGCACAGTGACAAGTCCCGGCCAGGACAGTATATCCGCTCTGTGGACCCAGGCTCGCCGGCCGCTCACTCTGGCCTCCGTGCCCAGGACAGACTCATCGAG GTGAACGGGCATAACATTGAGGGGCTGCGCCACGCAGAGGTGGTCGCCAGCATTAAGGCGCGGGAGGACGAGGCCCGGCTGCTAGTGGTGGACCCCGAGACGGACGAGTACTTCAAGCGGCTGCGGGTCACGCCTACTGAGGAGCATCTAGAAG GTCCACTGCCATCACCAGTCACCAACGGGACCAGCCCTGTCCAG CTCAATGGTGGCTCAGCATGTTCATCCCGAAGTGACCTGCCTGGCTTAGACAAGGACACTGAGGTA gacagcAGCACCTGGAAGCGGGACCCCTTTCAGGAGAGTGGTCTCCACCTGAGCCCCACGGCAGCCGAAGCCAAGGAGAAGGCGAGAGCCACCCGAGTCAACAAGCGGGCGCCACAGATGGACTGGAACCGGAAACGCGAGATCTTCAGCAACTTCTGA